The segment TTTATTGAGCCTCTAATTGACAGAATAAACAATAATATGCTGGAACCCTACTTTAAAGATTTTTATAAATTGAACTAAGAAATACTACTGCTAAAGGGCTAACCTAAACGTCAGCTTCGCCGCCGTTTAGGTTAGCCCTTTAGCAACAATTATAAATAATATGTACGAAAACCGAATAACTGCTTTTATAGATATATTAGGATTTAGGAATATTGTAAATAAAACAACCGCTGACAGTAATTATGCAAAACAGGTTTTTGAAGTATTAAGCACGATGAATAGTGAATTTATCACAAGTGAGATGTTCGCCGAACTTAATTTGAATGCTATACCTAAATCTGAAATAGAAGAAGTTAAGCAAACTAGGTCAATGATGTCTAAAGCACTTCTTGGTGAATCATCAATTAAGGTAACTCATTTTTCTGATAGTATAGTTTTATCAATTGGGTTAGAAAATGATATGTATGCTATGTCTTTAATCGAATATTTAGGTCGTTTGATTTATAGACTATGGAAAGATTTTAAAATTTTAATTAGGGGTAGTATAACAGTAGGGAGGCTAGTACATGTAGAAGGAGGTCCACTTTTTGGACCAGCAATGGTCAATGCCTATGATTTAGAAACAAACTTAGCTAGTCATCCAAGAATTATCCTTGACGACTACTGCTCTTTGATTGTAAAAAATAGTCAGTCTTATAACTTAATGAAACTACTTTTTCTACCTTTCTCCGAAAGTAAAACCACAAATAATAAAGAATACACTATCAAAAATGGACTGGAAATTAATTTGGCTACTATCTTCAAACATATGCTAAATAGCCCTTTAGGATTACATCCAATAAAGAGAACTGAAATCTTTGAAGAGATTAAAGATTCTACAGTCTTTCTCTCCAAAATCCTTAAAGGAGAGGAGTTAGATAGAGTTAAAGCTAAATATCAGTACTTAATTGACAGAATCAGAGAAACACAATATCCCCCAAATCAATAAATATTGCTAACCACATCTATACTGCAGCTTCGCCGCCGCATAGCTTAATCCGTTTCTCTTACTTAACATCAATTGGCTTATAGTTCTATAATGTCTGTTATGTAAAGCAAATACCCTTTCTCATATTATACATGCTTAATTAATGCTTAGAATTCTAGCCTTAAGAAATAGATTAATCCTGTATAGGGGCAAGTATTTAGAGAAGATATTCTAAGGCAATAAGACTAAGCCTTCACACCTGATTCTGGTTTCTTGCTTGATAGGTGGAATTCTAAGATTGTATAGTCTGATAAGGATCAGACTGCTTATTATTCTCCTTACCTTAGGGCAGCTGAGCAAGCGTTTGCCTGCTTAAGCATCAACCTATTCCACTTCTTTTTTGAAAGCAGTAAGCACGCTTGAAAATTTCTTCTTCACATTGTCTTCAAAACTATCTAAGTAGCTTTCTGTCGTCTTCAAATCACTATGCCCTAATGATTCTGAGATAAACTCAATGGAAGCCCCAGAGCGCTTGAGCACTGTTGAAAAAGAATGCCTGGCGGCGTAGGTCGTGACTGGCTTTTCAATTCCCTCAGATGCTGCTATCCTTTTCATGTACTTATTTATGCTTTTGGTAGCAAGGCGGACGCTTGCTAACTCACCTTCCGGCGTCAACCCCTCAGCTAATAAAGGGAACACATAACTTTCGGGGTTTCTAGGACTAACGCCCCATCTATCAATTATTTCATCCACCTCAGGGGTCCGCATAGCCGTAATAACCTTTGGATTTTGCCGACTGGTTCGCTCAGTTTTGGACCTTACAAATGTTATTCTGTCTGGCTCAATTTGCTTGTATCTTAGACGAGCGATGTCTTTAATGTTTATACCATTGCAGAGATAAGAGAATATCCAGAGATCCCTGGCTTTGGCTTCACTATCGTTTTTTGGTTTATAGTTAAAAATCCTCTCTATATCACTAAGCACTAAAGCCTTCTTGATATTGCGGCCTACTGGAATTTGATACTTTCTTTTACCGAAAGGGTATTGACCCAGGCTTATTTCTCCGGAAGAAATCGCATCATTGAATATGGCCCTCAGAGTGCGCAGGTATATACCAACTGTGGTGAGAGACTTTCCCTTAGATAACATCCACTTTTCATACAGCTTCAGAAACTCCGGGGTTAATGATGAGAAAAGGATTACTTTCTTATTTGAATAGGCGAGTAGGGAGGCACAGGCACTTGCATAGCTTTCGGCAGTCCCTACCCTTCCATCCTTCTTAAGTGACTCAATTTTGTTAGCAAAGCAAGCCAGGACGTCTTGTTTGTTTGCC is part of the Rufibacter tibetensis genome and harbors:
- a CDS encoding site-specific integrase encodes the protein MAAIVHTSIILDTRRALKDGTYPLKLRLTWLRQRKYFLTPYSLTEEDFAKTQGEKPRGKYKELQIAFQAIELRAVETINKLEIFSFEAFEKRFLDVANKQDVLACFANKIESLKKDGRVGTAESYASACASLLAYSNKKVILFSSLTPEFLKLYEKWMLSKGKSLTTVGIYLRTLRAIFNDAISSGEISLGQYPFGKRKYQIPVGRNIKKALVLSDIERIFNYKPKNDSEAKARDLWIFSYLCNGINIKDIARLRYKQIEPDRITFVRSKTERTSRQNPKVITAMRTPEVDEIIDRWGVSPRNPESYVFPLLAEGLTPEGELASVRLATKSINKYMKRIAASEGIEKPVTTYAARHSFSTVLKRSGASIEFISESLGHSDLKTTESYLDSFEDNVKKKFSSVLTAFKKEVE